The DNA region CCAACAATATCACAATCCATTAAAATTAATTGATCTTTTATCCATGAACTCTTTTTTTCCCATTGTATATCATCAAATTTATCTTTTTTTATATACCAAGAGTAGGGAGGTTTTACAAATTGAAAAAGATTAAATGTTCCTATTTTTATATTCATACTTTTATTTTACTATATTAACTTTAAAGTAAAAATTTTTAGATATACTTTTTCTATGAATAATATAATAACTTTAGAATATACAGATGTATTTGATGAAAATAGGCAAAAAAAAGTAACTTTTTCACAAGATTTAATACCATCTAAAACAAATGTTAAATCTTTATTTGCAATATTAGTTGATGGTAAATCTATGCAGCCAAAAATCAATGATAAAGCAATTGTCATTGCTGATTTATCTTCAAAAGAAGTAGAAGATGATTCAATATATATTGTTTATTATGATAATAAAATGTGGGTTAAAAAAGCTATTTTAAAACAGAACTCTTTTTTATTTATATCAATAAATGAAGATTATAAACATCTAGTTTATAAACAAGAAGATGTTTACGTAGTTGCTAAAGCTATATTAACATTTACAAAACTTTAATTAATCTGCTAATATATCAAAGCAGATTATAAAGTTATCATTATTTATATTTATAACTTTTGCATAAGTTCTACACATACTGCCAGATGCTTTAGATATGTATTTAGGACTCAAAAACTCTTTTGATTTTGATTCTTTTGTGATATAAAAATACTCTTTTAAACTATGATCTTCATTATGTTTTGAAGGATGATAAAAACTACTAGAAATAGATTTTATAATAGTATCATTTATTTGGTTTCCTGTTTCAAAATCAATTAAATAAATTGCTTCAATATGTGGATTTATTTCAATAAAAGAACTGATTTTATCAAAGTGAAATTTCTCTTCAAAAGATATTATATTAACTGCATCTTTAGTTTGATGTTTTATTTTTTTAAATAGATTTTTTTTAATCTTTATATGAGTTTGTACAGCTTTTTTATACTCTAATCCAATATTAATTATTTTTTGTTTAATTTGTTCTATATTTGTTTGTTCAATTATATTAATTGCTTTTTCAAAATAAAATCCTTGATAAATATCAACATGTTTCTTCATGCAACATAATATTTCTTCTTTTCTTTCTACACCTTCTGCTAAAGTTAATGCACCAATTTTATTACAAATATCTACAATTGATTTTAGAATTGAATCATTAATATAATTAGAATCAATATTATCAATAAGAGTTCTATCTATTTTTACAATATCTGGTTTTACAATCGCAAGTCTATCAAAACTTGAATATCCTGTACCAAAATCATCAATAGCAATAGTAAAACCAAGTTTTTTATGAATTTGACAAAATTTTTTTAATAAAATACTATCTTTTATTGTATCTTCTTTTATTTCTAAAACTATATTACATTTTTTTATTTGAAGTTTTTCTACTTGTTTTATAAAATCAAAAGTAAGATTATTTTTCATGTGTTCTTCAATAACCGAAGACTCAAAATTTAAAAAAAGAAGTAGATTTTTATCCTGATTATAATATTCTCTAAATTTATTTATAGCTTTTTGTCTTACAAGGTTATCTAAAATATCTATTTTATTCTCTTTTTTTGCTTCTTGAAAAAGTTTAAGTGGAGATATAAAGTTATCATCTTTATCAAAACTTCTTGTCAATGCTTCAAATGCAAAAATCTTTTTTTCTTTTATTGAAATTATTGGTTGAAAAAAAACCTCAATCCTTTTATCTAAAAACATTATTCTCCTCTTAAAATTGTATAAATATTATATCAAATAGTTTCAATTATCTATTTTTTATACTGTTTATTTTTTATATACTTTCA from Malaciobacter molluscorum LMG 25693 includes:
- a CDS encoding EAL domain-containing protein; this encodes MFLDKRIEVFFQPIISIKEKKIFAFEALTRSFDKDDNFISPLKLFQEAKKENKIDILDNLVRQKAINKFREYYNQDKNLLLFLNFESSVIEEHMKNNLTFDFIKQVEKLQIKKCNIVLEIKEDTIKDSILLKKFCQIHKKLGFTIAIDDFGTGYSSFDRLAIVKPDIVKIDRTLIDNIDSNYINDSILKSIVDICNKIGALTLAEGVERKEEILCCMKKHVDIYQGFYFEKAINIIEQTNIEQIKQKIINIGLEYKKAVQTHIKIKKNLFKKIKHQTKDAVNIISFEEKFHFDKISSFIEINPHIEAIYLIDFETGNQINDTIIKSISSSFYHPSKHNEDHSLKEYFYITKESKSKEFLSPKYISKASGSMCRTYAKVININNDNFIICFDILAD
- a CDS encoding S24 family peptidase — encoded protein: MNNIITLEYTDVFDENRQKKVTFSQDLIPSKTNVKSLFAILVDGKSMQPKINDKAIVIADLSSKEVEDDSIYIVYYDNKMWVKKAILKQNSFLFISINEDYKHLVYKQEDVYVVAKAILTFTKL